The following are encoded in a window of Qipengyuania soli genomic DNA:
- the queF gene encoding preQ(1) synthase, translating to MRGMSDTPSPRFLGANSPLPTSPEEAELDYVPNPRKGELYMVRFAAPEFTSLCPVTGQPDFAHLVIDYAPGETIVESKSLKLFLGSFRNHCGFHEDVTVGIGKRLFDEMAPRWLRIGGYWYPRGGIPIDVFWQSGAPPEGLWLPDQGVASYRGRG from the coding sequence ATGCGCGGCATGAGCGACACACCCAGCCCCAGGTTCCTTGGCGCCAACAGCCCGCTGCCGACCTCACCCGAGGAGGCCGAGCTCGACTACGTGCCCAACCCGCGCAAGGGCGAACTCTACATGGTCCGCTTCGCCGCGCCCGAGTTCACCTCGCTGTGCCCGGTCACCGGACAGCCCGATTTTGCGCATCTCGTCATCGACTATGCGCCCGGCGAAACCATCGTCGAATCGAAGAGCCTCAAGCTCTTCCTCGGATCGTTCCGCAACCATTGCGGCTTCCACGAGGATGTGACGGTCGGCATCGGCAAGCGCCTGTTCGATGAAATGGCACCCCGCTGGTTGCGTATCGGCGGCTATTGGTACCCGCGCGGCGGGATTCCGATCGACGTTTTCTGGCAGAGCGGTGCGCCGCCGGAAGGACTATGGCTTCCCGATCAGGGCGTGGCGTCCTATCGTGGACGCGGATGA
- a CDS encoding SPOR domain-containing protein translates to MRRNIRFAGAAAFLAIGLGHGPAFAQREIVQPLPPEGSAKLNDALTRLARNSQDVSALVDAGEAAMTLGDIDAAIGFFGRAKELSPSDSRVMLGLASAYSRSRRPVEALRLFAEAEKAGVAPERMAEDRALAFDLVGDSRSAQALYRLSLSKRPDAETSRRLALSYAISGDRKQFEATLLPLLNEQDLASFRTRAFGLAILGDTKEAVKIANAMLPPAMARKMEPYLEFMPRLTEAQQAAAGTLGIFPRASTIGTDDAKIAAYAGAPAELPPVAAPSSPAPTPSAPAVRVAQADPAPKPAASDPRNREQRRRPDRTGSTQWRDPFAPAVQQSAAKPTQPSAQPVKQAPPPPPPPPPPAVSTAPVPSVGVELPPRELPPREQPPVVIAQQGPPIDLLTKEEREAASQTPAYSPPPPPPSAPPVTIIAQPVPAPVQQSAPEPEPEPTIEEAFAAFTLEPAPQVVRAPGAVDITRIEIKREKPAPPPPPPPPPPPPIPSRNWVQVATGKDLKALAFDWRRIAKKAEGKLDGKGPFTTKWVEANRLLAGPFRNATEARNFMNDLKKMGIDSFTFTSAEGEKVDPLK, encoded by the coding sequence ATGCGACGAAATATCCGATTTGCGGGCGCCGCAGCGTTCCTTGCCATCGGCCTGGGGCACGGGCCGGCTTTTGCCCAGCGTGAGATTGTCCAGCCGCTCCCGCCGGAAGGTTCGGCCAAGCTCAACGACGCGCTGACGCGGCTTGCCCGCAATTCGCAGGACGTGTCGGCACTGGTCGACGCCGGCGAGGCGGCCATGACATTGGGCGATATCGACGCGGCGATCGGCTTCTTCGGCCGCGCCAAGGAGCTCTCGCCGTCGGACAGCCGCGTGATGCTGGGCCTCGCATCGGCCTATTCGCGCTCGCGCCGTCCCGTGGAAGCGCTTCGGCTCTTTGCCGAGGCGGAGAAGGCGGGCGTGGCGCCGGAGCGCATGGCCGAAGATCGTGCGCTGGCCTTCGACCTTGTCGGAGACAGCCGGAGCGCGCAGGCACTGTACCGCCTTTCGCTGTCGAAAAGGCCGGATGCGGAGACGAGCCGTCGCCTGGCGTTGAGCTATGCTATTTCCGGCGACCGCAAGCAGTTCGAGGCGACGCTTCTCCCGCTCCTCAACGAACAGGACCTTGCATCCTTCCGTACCCGGGCTTTCGGACTTGCGATCCTCGGTGACACGAAGGAGGCGGTGAAGATCGCCAATGCCATGTTGCCGCCTGCCATGGCGCGCAAGATGGAGCCCTATCTCGAATTCATGCCGCGCCTGACCGAAGCGCAGCAGGCCGCCGCAGGCACGCTTGGCATCTTCCCGCGCGCCTCGACGATCGGCACCGACGATGCGAAGATCGCTGCATATGCGGGCGCGCCCGCCGAACTGCCCCCGGTGGCGGCTCCTTCGTCCCCCGCACCGACCCCGAGCGCTCCGGCGGTTCGCGTGGCGCAGGCGGATCCCGCGCCGAAGCCGGCCGCATCCGATCCGCGCAACCGCGAACAACGTCGCCGCCCTGACCGCACCGGCAGCACGCAGTGGCGCGATCCCTTCGCTCCCGCTGTCCAGCAGTCGGCTGCCAAGCCGACGCAGCCGTCCGCGCAGCCGGTAAAGCAAGCACCGCCGCCGCCTCCTCCGCCGCCACCTCCGGCTGTGTCCACCGCGCCCGTGCCGTCAGTCGGCGTCGAACTGCCCCCGCGCGAACTCCCGCCGCGCGAGCAGCCGCCGGTCGTGATCGCGCAACAGGGACCGCCGATCGATTTGCTGACCAAGGAGGAGCGCGAAGCCGCATCGCAGACCCCTGCGTATTCTCCTCCGCCGCCGCCGCCGAGCGCGCCGCCGGTTACGATCATTGCCCAGCCGGTGCCTGCGCCGGTCCAGCAGTCCGCTCCGGAACCCGAGCCCGAGCCGACCATCGAGGAAGCCTTCGCGGCATTCACGCTCGAACCGGCCCCGCAGGTCGTGCGTGCCCCGGGAGCGGTCGACATCACTCGGATCGAGATCAAGCGCGAGAAGCCCGCACCGCCGCCGCCTCCGCCACCTCCCCCTCCGCCGCCCATACCTTCGCGCAACTGGGTGCAGGTGGCGACGGGCAAGGACCTCAAGGCACTCGCCTTCGACTGGCGTCGGATCGCCAAGAAGGCCGAGGGAAAACTCGATGGGAAGGGGCCCTTCACAACCAAGTGGGTGGAGGCCAACCGGCTGCTCGCAGGGCCGTTCCGCAATGCCACCGAAGCCCGCAACTTCATGAACGATCTCAAGAAGATGGGCATCGACAGCTTTACCTTCACCAGTGCCGAGGGCGAGAAGGTCGACCCTCTGAAATAG
- a CDS encoding YbjN domain-containing protein, translating to MRAVGENYEAEEDAAPLEMLVALFEARGWPCESAHGEMSGEIQGSWTTYQVKGIWRPDDMVLQILCLPEIRVPDAKRKQAQELVARVNEQMWLGHFDIWSNGGVVLYRNGTMLGDDGLLSLSQAQALVEIAVDECDRFYPAFQFVLWGDKTPVEALDAAMVDAAGEA from the coding sequence ATGAGAGCAGTCGGCGAAAACTACGAAGCCGAAGAGGACGCGGCGCCTCTCGAAATGCTCGTGGCGCTGTTCGAAGCGCGCGGCTGGCCGTGCGAAAGTGCCCATGGCGAGATGAGCGGGGAAATCCAGGGAAGCTGGACCACCTACCAGGTCAAGGGCATCTGGCGTCCGGACGACATGGTGCTGCAGATCCTCTGCCTGCCCGAGATCCGCGTCCCCGATGCCAAGCGCAAGCAGGCGCAGGAGCTGGTGGCCCGCGTCAACGAGCAGATGTGGCTCGGCCATTTCGACATCTGGTCGAACGGCGGCGTCGTGCTCTATCGCAACGGCACGATGCTGGGCGACGACGGTCTCCTCAGCCTCAGCCAAGCGCAGGCACTGGTGGAGATCGCAGTCGACGAATGCGACCGCTTCTACCCTGCCTTCCAGTTCGTCCTGTGGGGCGACAAGACGCCGGTCGAGGCACTCGATGCCGCCATGGTCGACGCGGCAGGCGAAGCCTGA
- a CDS encoding sulfurtransferase, translating to MDRLVSTEWLAGELGADDLVVLDATQHLGGSDRDAAAEYLAGHIPGARFLDLASWTDPASATPKAVPDSAQFAERLGRMGIRPDTRVVLYDDSAIRSSARAWFIFDLHHFDNVAVLDGGLGKWKAEGSPLASGEESWSATEFPAGPQPRREVLDKAAVLGIAVSQSCQIVDARDAERFEGTSEDHVHGLAGGHIPGARNVHFRDLLNDDGTYRTPQEIDRLFRDAGIADDKPLVASCGSGMTACVLLFARELAGRGGALYDGSWMEWGADPETPKEKGAAR from the coding sequence ATGGACAGACTCGTTTCCACCGAATGGCTTGCCGGCGAACTGGGTGCCGACGATCTCGTCGTGCTCGACGCGACGCAGCACCTGGGCGGGTCCGATCGCGATGCTGCGGCGGAATATCTCGCAGGCCATATTCCCGGTGCGCGTTTCCTCGATCTCGCCAGCTGGACGGACCCTGCTTCCGCCACGCCCAAGGCCGTGCCCGACAGCGCGCAATTCGCCGAACGACTGGGGCGCATGGGCATCCGGCCGGACACGCGCGTGGTCCTCTATGACGACAGCGCCATCCGCAGTTCGGCCCGCGCGTGGTTCATCTTCGACCTCCACCACTTCGACAACGTCGCCGTACTCGATGGCGGACTGGGCAAGTGGAAGGCGGAAGGAAGCCCGCTCGCCTCCGGTGAGGAAAGCTGGTCTGCGACCGAGTTTCCGGCGGGCCCGCAGCCGCGCCGCGAAGTGCTCGACAAGGCCGCCGTCCTGGGGATTGCGGTATCGCAGTCGTGCCAGATTGTCGACGCCCGCGATGCGGAGCGGTTCGAGGGCACGAGCGAGGATCACGTCCACGGCCTCGCCGGTGGCCACATTCCCGGTGCGCGCAACGTCCATTTCCGCGACTTGCTCAATGACGACGGGACCTACCGCACTCCGCAGGAGATCGACCGCCTGTTCCGCGATGCCGGTATCGCCGATGACAAGCCGCTCGTCGCCAGTTGCGGCAGCGGGATGACCGCCTGCGTGCTGCTGTTCGCCCGCGAACTGGCGGGCAGGGGCGGGGCGCTCTACGACGGGAGCTGGATGGAATGGGGCGCAGACCCCGAAACGCCGAAGGAAAAGGGGGCCGCGCGCTGA
- the ftsZ gene encoding cell division protein FtsZ — protein sequence MSINIGPASSDDLRPKIMVIGVGGAGGNAIANMMEAGIEGVDFIVSNTDAQALSTSPAAKRIQLGPDITGGLGAGARPEVGKAAAEETVDEIEDALDGCNMVFIAAGMGGGTGTGAAPVIAEAARKKGVLTVGVVTKPFLFEGTRRMRAAEAGIEELQKHVDTLIVIPNQNLFLVAKAETTFKEAFMLADEVLQQGVRSITDLMVMPGLINLDFADVRSVMSEMGKAMMGTGEGEGDNRALDAAERAIANPLLDGVSMAGAKGVIISIIGGEDMKLLEVDEAANHIRELVDEDANIIWGSAFNPDLEGKIRVSVVATGIDGSGSVMNSAPRSFSMSESRAPKRPVLDLPSDDMVEEEPFELNEGLSAEPEVEEDGAYGLATEAGAADDSVLSDDLGYSEEDDEDFDDVDEIVDPLAGLRNEETDEYDGGHGAVPPPADAGNYGAGDGWNEDEGDGSMLDLSETMEEGGQDELQLGSDQYADGESPLASKPMRKRPILGGGGDYGSGGGDEGASGGSTLFERMANLSRGANKPADDEDDDEDDDEGGSGSLNIPRFLGRQNNQ from the coding sequence ATGAGCATCAATATCGGTCCGGCTTCCAGCGACGACCTGCGTCCCAAGATCATGGTCATCGGCGTGGGCGGTGCAGGCGGCAACGCCATCGCCAACATGATGGAGGCCGGCATCGAAGGCGTGGACTTCATCGTCAGCAACACCGATGCGCAGGCGCTCAGCACTTCGCCTGCCGCCAAGCGCATCCAGCTGGGTCCTGATATCACCGGTGGCCTCGGCGCTGGCGCCCGTCCCGAAGTGGGCAAGGCTGCAGCCGAAGAGACGGTCGACGAAATCGAGGACGCGCTCGACGGCTGCAACATGGTCTTCATCGCAGCCGGCATGGGCGGGGGGACCGGCACCGGCGCTGCCCCGGTCATCGCCGAAGCCGCGCGCAAGAAGGGCGTCCTGACCGTCGGCGTCGTGACCAAGCCGTTCCTGTTCGAAGGGACGCGCCGCATGCGCGCTGCCGAAGCGGGCATCGAGGAACTGCAGAAGCACGTCGATACGCTGATTGTCATTCCCAACCAGAACCTGTTCCTGGTCGCCAAGGCGGAAACTACCTTCAAGGAGGCCTTCATGCTCGCCGACGAGGTGCTGCAGCAGGGCGTCCGCTCGATCACTGACCTCATGGTCATGCCTGGCCTCATCAACCTCGACTTCGCCGACGTGCGTTCGGTGATGAGCGAGATGGGCAAGGCGATGATGGGCACGGGCGAGGGCGAGGGCGACAACCGCGCGCTCGACGCCGCCGAACGCGCCATCGCCAACCCGCTGCTCGACGGCGTGTCGATGGCCGGTGCCAAGGGCGTCATCATCTCGATCATCGGCGGCGAGGACATGAAGCTCCTCGAAGTCGACGAAGCCGCCAACCACATCCGCGAGCTGGTGGACGAGGACGCGAACATCATTTGGGGTTCGGCCTTCAATCCCGACCTCGAAGGCAAGATCCGCGTTTCGGTCGTCGCCACGGGTATCGACGGAAGCGGTTCGGTAATGAATTCGGCGCCGCGCAGCTTTTCGATGAGCGAGAGCCGCGCGCCCAAGCGGCCCGTGCTCGACCTGCCCAGCGACGATATGGTCGAGGAAGAGCCGTTCGAACTCAATGAAGGCCTTTCCGCCGAGCCCGAGGTCGAGGAAGACGGCGCATACGGCCTCGCAACCGAAGCAGGAGCGGCTGACGATTCCGTCCTCTCGGACGATCTCGGTTATTCGGAAGAGGATGACGAGGATTTCGACGACGTCGACGAAATCGTCGACCCCCTCGCCGGGCTGCGCAACGAGGAAACCGACGAGTACGACGGTGGTCACGGCGCCGTTCCGCCTCCGGCAGATGCCGGCAACTACGGTGCGGGCGACGGTTGGAACGAAGACGAGGGCGACGGATCGATGCTCGACCTGTCGGAGACCATGGAAGAAGGCGGGCAGGATGAACTCCAGCTCGGTTCGGACCAGTATGCCGACGGCGAAAGCCCGCTCGCCAGCAAGCCGATGCGCAAGCGCCCCATCCTGGGTGGCGGCGGCGACTATGGTTCGGGCGGCGGCGACGAAGGCGCTTCCGGTGGCAGCACGCTGTTCGAGCGCATGGCCAACCTTTCGCGCGGGGCCAACAAGCCCGCCGATGACGAAGATGACGACGAGGATGACGATGAAGGCGGCAGCGGTTCGCTTAACATTCCCCGTTTCCTCGGGCGCCAGAACAACCAGTAA
- the metC gene encoding cystathionine beta-lyase has translation MAGKDDKLSPATRLVTGGRSGDFADHVVNPPVWRASTHLYADCAALREGVKTNEDGRFFYGRRGAPTQWALCEALTELEPGAYGTVLYPSGVAAIVGSLMAVLKAGDVLLVTDNAYDPTRSAAMGILKRFGVEHRFFDPLDHAAYEAAFCERTKAIMLEVPGSLTFEVCDIPALARIARDKGATSILDNTWATALGFAGLSHGCDIVVTALTKHVGGHSDLMMGAASAGERWYRRMRQTSQQLGHVVSPDDAALALRGLRTMGIRLERESATALALAQWLEAREDVAHVLCPMLPGAPGHETWRRDFTGGCGLFSFVLKGRDDAARCRLVDALQLFGIGYSWGGFESLALPFHVEPIRSRMAWPKPGWGVEDRYAIRLSIGLEDPQDLIADLERGFAAMNEG, from the coding sequence ATGGCGGGCAAGGACGACAAGCTTTCTCCAGCCACCAGGCTGGTCACCGGCGGCAGGTCGGGCGATTTCGCCGACCATGTCGTCAACCCACCCGTCTGGCGTGCGAGCACTCATCTCTATGCCGACTGCGCTGCGCTGCGCGAGGGAGTTAAGACGAATGAGGATGGCCGTTTCTTCTACGGCCGCCGTGGCGCCCCGACGCAGTGGGCCCTGTGCGAGGCGCTGACCGAGCTCGAGCCCGGCGCCTACGGTACCGTCCTTTATCCCAGTGGCGTCGCGGCCATCGTCGGTTCGCTGATGGCGGTGCTCAAGGCGGGCGACGTCCTGCTGGTGACCGACAATGCCTACGACCCGACGCGCAGCGCGGCGATGGGCATCCTGAAGCGTTTCGGGGTCGAACACCGCTTCTTCGACCCGCTCGACCATGCGGCCTACGAAGCGGCATTCTGCGAGCGTACCAAGGCGATCATGCTGGAAGTGCCGGGCAGCCTGACCTTCGAGGTATGCGACATTCCAGCGCTGGCAAGAATTGCCCGCGACAAGGGTGCGACGAGCATTCTCGACAATACCTGGGCAACCGCGCTGGGCTTTGCCGGGCTGTCGCACGGCTGCGATATCGTCGTCACCGCGCTGACCAAGCATGTCGGCGGGCATTCGGACCTGATGATGGGTGCCGCGAGCGCAGGCGAACGCTGGTATCGCCGCATGCGCCAGACGAGCCAGCAATTGGGCCATGTCGTCTCGCCCGACGATGCTGCACTGGCTCTGCGCGGTCTCAGGACCATGGGTATCCGGCTGGAGCGCGAGAGCGCGACGGCATTGGCACTGGCGCAGTGGCTGGAGGCTCGCGAGGATGTGGCCCATGTCCTGTGTCCCATGCTGCCCGGCGCGCCCGGCCACGAGACCTGGCGTCGCGACTTCACCGGCGGCTGCGGCCTTTTCAGTTTCGTCCTCAAGGGCCGCGACGATGCCGCACGCTGTCGCCTCGTCGATGCGCTGCAACTCTTCGGTATCGGCTACAGCTGGGGCGGGTTCGAAAGTCTCGCGCTCCCCTTCCATGTCGAACCCATCCGCAGCCGCATGGCCTGGCCGAAACCGGGCTGGGGGGTTGAGGACCGCTACGCGATCCGTCTATCGATCGGTCTCGAAGACCCGCAGGACCTTATCGCCGACCTCGAACGCGGCTTTGCGGCGATGAACGAAGGATAG
- a CDS encoding mechanosensitive ion channel family protein, whose amino-acid sequence MQAEATPTPTATPVEQAWSLAETAPEQGPVAAAEGIKEAVSSKSETVGSIVDTLDGLALSLGDFRISLFDVLVVGSIIVGVIAFAWFASKLARRLVRRVTRLDGTQQLLAEKIVSIVVWAAAFFLGIDLLGIDLTALAVFSGAFGLAIGFGLQKTFGNLIAGIILLMDRSIKPGDVIAIADQAGNETFGQIRKIGIRAVSVTTRDQREYLIPNENLMINQVENWSYSSKNVRIQVPVGISYEADIDLAEKLMLQAAKDCDRVLSAPPPTVWMSDYGDNSVNFIIHCWIQDPEEGVGNVRSAVLKKLWWLFKENGVEIPFPQRDLHIRSSDQLDRLLEIMDRKDAAKSK is encoded by the coding sequence GTGCAAGCCGAAGCGACCCCGACTCCTACCGCAACTCCTGTCGAGCAGGCCTGGAGCCTTGCCGAAACCGCGCCCGAACAGGGGCCGGTCGCGGCAGCCGAGGGGATCAAGGAGGCGGTCAGTTCCAAGAGCGAGACGGTGGGGTCGATCGTCGACACGCTCGACGGCCTCGCCCTGAGCCTCGGCGACTTCCGCATATCGCTGTTCGACGTCCTCGTGGTCGGCTCGATCATCGTCGGGGTCATTGCCTTCGCCTGGTTCGCCAGTAAGCTTGCGCGGCGGCTGGTCAGGCGGGTCACAAGGCTCGACGGGACGCAGCAACTGCTGGCCGAGAAGATCGTCTCGATCGTCGTCTGGGCGGCAGCCTTCTTCCTCGGCATCGACCTGCTCGGGATCGACCTGACCGCGCTGGCCGTGTTCTCGGGCGCTTTCGGCCTCGCCATAGGTTTCGGCCTCCAGAAGACCTTCGGCAACCTCATTGCCGGGATCATCCTGCTGATGGACCGCTCGATCAAGCCGGGCGATGTCATCGCCATCGCCGACCAGGCTGGCAACGAGACCTTCGGCCAGATCCGCAAGATCGGCATTCGCGCAGTCTCGGTCACCACGCGCGACCAGCGCGAGTACCTGATCCCGAACGAAAACCTGATGATCAACCAGGTCGAGAACTGGTCCTATTCGTCGAAGAACGTGCGCATCCAGGTGCCGGTCGGGATCAGTTACGAGGCGGATATCGACCTTGCCGAGAAGCTGATGCTTCAGGCAGCCAAGGACTGCGACCGCGTTCTCAGTGCGCCACCGCCGACCGTGTGGATGAGCGACTACGGTGACAATTCGGTCAATTTCATCATCCACTGCTGGATCCAGGACCCCGAGGAAGGGGTCGGCAATGTCCGTTCCGCCGTGCTCAAGAAGCTGTGGTGGCTGTTCAAGGAAAACGGCGTCGAAATCCCGTTTCCGCAGCGCGACCTGCATATCCGCTCGAGCGACCAGCTCGATCGATTGCTCGAAATCATGGACCGCAAGGACGCCGCCAAGTCCAAGTAA
- the ftsA gene encoding cell division protein FtsA: MAAPTTPRITSVYAAVNIGSFRISAMIMGRAENGEMIVLGSSHRASDGIKRGYVTDMRAASHAIRTAVEKAEANANTSVSSVWIGCAGAGLSSKISSVEIAIGGRRIEEDDIEHLLYAARDHIAPDGRMVLHAQPAHYTLDGAHGVANPKGLHAEALGVDVHVTLAEGAPVRNLIEAVQSAHLDVEGVVASPLAAAYACLSAEERDLGVALVEIGAQVTNVSVHAAGMLLGLRSIPVGSNDITDAIASSLGIRRSQAERLKCVSGSAIATPTDHREMVAVNAPGEEPGGRLARGADEQNRIPRAELVSIVTDRLGVMSAEIGKALKTLGFGGAQGGQVVLTGGGAELHGIAEFMQGALGQPVRIGKPPALQGLPEAHATPGFATLAGLCLYAADDPVDIRSVGSSYQPTRRYSGLGLVNRVVQAVRDYF, translated from the coding sequence ATGGCCGCACCCACCACACCCCGCATCACCAGCGTCTATGCGGCAGTGAACATCGGTTCGTTCCGTATTTCGGCCATGATCATGGGTCGGGCGGAGAATGGCGAGATGATCGTGCTGGGTTCGAGCCACCGTGCCAGCGACGGCATCAAGCGCGGCTACGTCACCGATATGCGCGCCGCCAGCCATGCCATCCGCACCGCGGTCGAAAAGGCGGAGGCAAACGCCAACACCTCGGTCTCCAGCGTGTGGATCGGATGTGCAGGTGCCGGGCTTTCGAGCAAGATTTCGAGCGTCGAGATCGCGATTGGCGGACGGCGGATCGAGGAAGACGATATCGAACACCTGCTCTATGCCGCGCGCGACCATATCGCGCCCGACGGCCGCATGGTGCTGCATGCCCAGCCGGCGCACTACACGCTCGACGGGGCGCATGGGGTCGCCAATCCCAAGGGCCTTCATGCCGAGGCGCTGGGCGTCGATGTCCACGTCACCCTCGCCGAAGGTGCACCGGTACGTAACCTGATCGAGGCGGTGCAGAGCGCGCATCTCGATGTCGAAGGTGTCGTCGCCAGCCCGCTCGCCGCTGCCTATGCCTGCCTGTCGGCGGAAGAGCGCGACCTTGGCGTCGCGCTGGTCGAGATCGGTGCGCAGGTCACCAATGTCTCCGTCCACGCGGCGGGCATGTTGCTGGGCCTGCGTTCCATTCCGGTTGGATCGAACGACATCACCGACGCCATCGCGTCCTCGCTCGGCATTCGCCGCAGCCAGGCGGAGCGACTGAAATGCGTTTCCGGCTCTGCCATCGCCACACCCACCGATCACCGAGAGATGGTTGCCGTCAACGCGCCCGGTGAAGAACCGGGAGGGCGCCTTGCGCGCGGGGCAGACGAACAGAACCGCATCCCGCGTGCCGAACTTGTCTCGATCGTCACCGACCGGCTTGGCGTCATGAGCGCGGAGATCGGCAAGGCGCTGAAGACGCTCGGCTTCGGCGGGGCGCAGGGCGGGCAGGTCGTGCTGACCGGCGGAGGAGCGGAACTCCACGGAATCGCCGAATTCATGCAGGGTGCGCTCGGCCAGCCGGTCCGCATCGGCAAGCCGCCGGCACTGCAGGGACTGCCCGAAGCCCATGCCACGCCCGGTTTCGCGACGCTGGCAGGTCTCTGCCTCTATGCGGCCGACGACCCTGTCGACATCCGCTCCGTTGGCTCTAGTTACCAGCCGACACGCCGTTATTCGGGCCTTGGTCTGGTGAACCGTGTCGTACAGGCGGTGCGTGACTATTTTTGA
- a CDS encoding DUF1499 domain-containing protein — MIAKLPRISLWLAVALVLWFLVAVFGPKFGLIDWKIGFLTMVVAIGPILMGIVGLVAIIALVMAFVKGPRSEWWKAAAALAIPVTLFAGLMSVRAQGDSVPPIHDVATDTANPPQFSPETMAMREKFGANPVDDYTTPIGQTALWADRVKGQPIAAKSHADIIAESYADLVPVPYEGSDAEAMAAVAGAMEDIGLADVRRDDAAGTVEGTAETFAFGFKDDVVARVTEGRIDLRSVSRVGVSDLGYNAARVRKLAKAIEARLAK, encoded by the coding sequence ATGATTGCAAAGCTGCCCAGGATTTCACTCTGGCTGGCGGTTGCGCTGGTCCTCTGGTTCCTCGTCGCGGTGTTCGGTCCGAAGTTCGGCCTGATCGACTGGAAGATCGGCTTCCTCACGATGGTCGTGGCCATCGGCCCGATCCTAATGGGTATCGTCGGGTTGGTCGCAATCATCGCGCTTGTCATGGCCTTCGTGAAAGGTCCGCGTAGCGAATGGTGGAAGGCAGCCGCAGCGCTTGCGATCCCCGTCACCCTGTTCGCAGGCCTGATGTCGGTCCGCGCGCAGGGCGATAGCGTGCCGCCGATCCACGACGTGGCCACCGACACGGCCAACCCGCCGCAGTTCTCGCCCGAAACCATGGCCATGCGCGAGAAGTTTGGTGCCAACCCGGTCGACGACTACACCACGCCTATCGGCCAGACCGCCCTGTGGGCCGACCGGGTGAAGGGGCAGCCTATCGCGGCGAAAAGCCACGCCGACATCATCGCCGAAAGCTACGCCGATCTCGTTCCCGTGCCCTACGAAGGCAGCGATGCCGAGGCCATGGCCGCGGTCGCCGGGGCGATGGAGGACATCGGCCTCGCCGACGTTCGCCGCGACGATGCGGCCGGGACGGTCGAAGGTACGGCGGAAACCTTTGCCTTCGGTTTCAAGGACGACGTCGTCGCCCGCGTCACCGAGGGCCGGATCGACCTGCGTTCGGTCAGCCGTGTCGGCGTATCCGACCTCGGCTACAACGCGGCGCGCGTGCGCAAGCTCGCAAAGGCGATCGAGGCGCGTCTGGCAAAATAG
- a CDS encoding Bax inhibitor-1/YccA family protein — translation MANWNDTDQRQGFGTVPRAGDAVARQDTFDAGLRKHMLSIYNYMASGVLLTGIVALLTARSGLAMTFMGGGPLTWIIMLSPLAFVFAMSFGINKFSKATLNIMFWAFATVMGLSLSTIFLVYTGESIAATFFATAGAFAGLSLFGYTTKKDLSGFGTFLTMGVIGLFIAMLINLWLQSSTLALAVSFIGVLIFAGLTAWDTQRLKQEYQYLRGTEFAGKAIIMGALSLYLDFINMFLFLLRFMGSRD, via the coding sequence ATGGCCAATTGGAACGACACCGACCAGAGGCAGGGCTTCGGCACCGTGCCGCGCGCTGGCGACGCCGTTGCCAGGCAGGACACTTTCGACGCGGGCCTGCGCAAGCACATGCTGTCGATCTACAACTACATGGCTTCAGGCGTGCTGCTGACCGGCATCGTCGCGCTGCTGACCGCGCGTAGCGGCCTTGCGATGACCTTCATGGGCGGCGGCCCGCTGACCTGGATCATCATGCTTTCGCCGCTCGCGTTCGTCTTCGCGATGAGCTTCGGCATCAACAAGTTCAGCAAAGCGACGCTCAACATCATGTTCTGGGCCTTCGCCACGGTGATGGGTCTGTCGCTTTCGACGATCTTCCTTGTCTACACGGGTGAAAGCATTGCTGCGACGTTCTTCGCAACGGCGGGCGCCTTCGCTGGCCTCAGTCTGTTCGGCTACACCACCAAGAAGGACCTGTCGGGCTTCGGCACCTTCCTCACCATGGGCGTGATCGGACTGTTCATCGCAATGCTGATCAACCTGTGGCTGCAGTCGAGCACTCTGGCGCTGGCCGTCAGCTTCATCGGCGTGCTGATCTTCGCGGGCCTCACCGCCTGGGATACGCAGCGCCTGAAGCAGGAATACCAGTATCTGCGCGGTACCGAGTTCGCGGGCAAGGCCATCATCATGGGTGCGCTCAGCCTGTACCTCGACTTCATCAATATGTTCCTGTTCCTCCTGCGCTTCATGGGCAGCCGCGACTGA